The Streptomyces sp. WZ-12 genome segment CGAGCACGCACATCGCCACCGCGGCCAGCGTCCACGCCGCCGGGACCTGGGCGAGCGCGGCGGCCAGCACCCGGCCGCTGCCGCCGGCGACATCGCCGGCCGAGGCGCCGTAGGTGAGCCCCAGGGCCAGCCCGCCGGCGGTCAGCAGCACCGCGGTGCCCGCCAACGCGACGGCCAGATGGCCGGCCGCCCAGCGCAGTCGGCCCACCGCGCCCGCCAGGACCGGTTCGGCCCGGCCGCCGGTCTCCTCGGCCCGTATCCGGAGCACCGCGCCCACGGCGTAGAGCGCCGCGACCATGCCGAGCATGCCGGTCATCGAGGCGAGGAAGGCGTCCGTCAACGACCGCTCCCCGCCGAGCCGTTGGACGATCTCCCGGGTCTGCGCATTGCCGCCGACCATGTCCACCGCGCCCTTGGCGACCCCGCCGAACACCGCCCCGGCGAGCGCGAAGCCGGCCGTCCAGCCGGCCAGGGCGGTCCGCTGCAACCGCCAGGCCAGGCCGGTGGGGCCGCCGAGCGAACGGGGCGCGCGGGCCGGCCCCGGCCGCGCCGGCAGGAAGCTCATGCCCACGTCCCGACGGGCGGTCAGGGCGTAGCCGGCCGCGGTGGCCAGCGCCGTCGCGGCGGCGAGGAGCAGCACCACCCACCAGCGCTCGCCGGCGAACGCGCGGACGTGCTGCGCCCAGCCGATGGGGGAGAGCCAGGTGAGCGGGGAGTCGGCGCCGCTCCCGGGGGAGCCGCTGCCGGCGGAGGCGTCCCCGGCGGCGCGCAGCGCGAAGGCGGCGCCGAGGGCCGCGCCGGTCAACCCCTTGGCCAGCCGGGCGCTCTCGGTGAACTGGGCGGCTATCGCGGCCAGCGCGGCGAAGAACAGCCCCGTGCCGCCGATCGCCAGGCCCAGGGCGAGCGACCCGGCCACCGGCAGCCCGGACGCGGTGAGCCCGGCGGCGGTCAGCGCGGCCACCCCCGCATCGGCGATCGTCGCCGCCAGCAGCGCGGCGGTCAGCGGCGCCCGCCGCCCCACCCTTGCGGCGGACAGCAGCTCCTGACGGCCCGTCTCCTCTTCCTCGCGGGTGTGCCGGACGACGATCAGCAGGCTCATCACGGCCGCCAGCACCGCGCCGAACCCGGCCATCCGCCAGGCGACCAGGCCGCCCAGGGAGTCGTCGAAGACCGGTCCGTACAACGCGCGCA includes the following:
- a CDS encoding ABC transporter permease; its protein translation is MSALTAPTTARSRGGRQLTGTGALLRLALRRDRLMLPAWVLLLGLTVIATGSSFAALYDTAAKRAQLAASMNANGSLRALYGPVFDDSLGGLVAWRMAGFGAVLAAVMSLLIVVRHTREEEETGRQELLSAARVGRRAPLTAALLAATIADAGVAALTAAGLTASGLPVAGSLALGLAIGGTGLFFAALAAIAAQFTESARLAKGLTGAALGAAFALRAAGDASAGSGSPGSGADSPLTWLSPIGWAQHVRAFAGERWWVVLLLAAATALATAAGYALTARRDVGMSFLPARPGPARAPRSLGGPTGLAWRLQRTALAGWTAGFALAGAVFGGVAKGAVDMVGGNAQTREIVQRLGGERSLTDAFLASMTGMLGMVAALYAVGAVLRIRAEETGGRAEPVLAGAVGRLRWAAGHLAVALAGTAVLLTAGGLALGLTYGASAGDVAGGSGRVLAAALAQVPAAWTLAAVAMCVLGLLPAASGAVWALTGGCLALGWLGPVLRLPRWALDLSPYGHLPKLPGGAVTAAPFLWLTALTAVLISVGLAGLRRRDIG